The following are from one region of the Plasmodium gaboni strain SY75 chromosome 12, whole genome shotgun sequence genome:
- a CDS encoding putative mitochondrial import inner membrane translocase subunit TIM10 encodes MNDNISKVNSTVVELLGMSDLFKRMQNTCWVKCIPDVHDSFLSVGETSCVDRCVNKYMEIHTLVGKNLQESQMTK; translated from the coding sequence atgaatgataatataagCAAAGTAAATAGCACTGTTGTAGAACTTTTAGGTATGTCAGACTTATTTAAACGTATGCAGAACACGTGCTGGGTAAAATGTATTCCAGATGTACATGATTCATTTCTTTCAGTAGGTGAAACCAGTTGTGTTGATAGATGtgttaataaatatatggaaATACATACACTCGTGGGAAAAAATTTACAAGAATCTCAAATGACAAAATAA
- a CDS encoding putative mitochondrial ACP precursor produces the protein MRRNIIQKILFNNKNITLCNTYKRGFIQVLLKHGINSKGIQNGFYNNKYILSAQKYNAFFSTEKSQDLSSLSKEQIEEKILTVLKKYLPTDVEIKYDEELEKYKTKDNRAWDFLDTVEFLIDIESEFNITIPDETADNIKTVQEVIDYIIQLNIKKT, from the exons atgagaagaaatattattcaaaaaattctgtttaataataaaaatataacacTATGTAATACGTACAAAAGGGGATTTATTCAAGTTCTCTTAAAACATGGTATAAATAGTAAAGGCATACAAAATGGATtctataataataaatatatattgagtgctcaaaaatataatgcCTTCTTTTCAACTGAAAAAAGTCAAGATCTTAGTTCTTTAAGTAAAGAACaaatagaagaaaaaatcTTAACGGttctaaaaaaatatttgcCTACTGATgttgaaataaaatatgatgaagaattagaaaaatataagacCAAGGATAATCGAGCTTGGGATTTCCTTGATACCGTTGAATTCTTAATAgat attGAATCCGaatttaatataacaatTCCAGACGAAACAGCTGACAATATTAAAACAGTACAAGAAGTTATagattatataattcaattaaatataaaaaaaacttaA
- a CDS encoding putative amino acid transporter, whose amino-acid sequence MNKCISSKIEPNDDIYNSNHSTLDIYEKKNEDRNNDMIKDNTNTTYDKEYIEKIKRLKKQKYFGNKTIGKFSSYIYLINQIFGSGIVSIPYVFKNSGWLPSLFANILICILTIFNSLLFLRTMTMIPNNIHFNKRYEYISTVCYFLGKKNIYFWLVQICFYASILCSNIISIVIVSLAVDHLIINMFGYTIGFVIYPNIEIKYFTNINELYYTKNYILCVTIGYIINAIVSIYFSQSNLEDNMKVQFLSFFFLMTTILQMIYLSILKIYQYNTTDINLHLLRNNYSINKYTDIKYPTIFGNYNFKQLISSYISSYSTVTVIPCWANEMKSDVKVIKTVWLCNLFCCIIYYIFGYVLCTAYPNINNDNILNDILQTPFLNIYMKISIYIFDILTIAPGIYVYCIATRYNLINSNICSEKTAFLFGTIFPFFISCFFNSRYIFENIFTWSSLIFSYACNFITPSIIYLIACKNIPFSEKNPLKYIHVLYDPKEYINRKTLGQQIQKGNKSVCIDKDIKKNENASISTMYERQYNNKLEHNNNNFLSINKINDSKEEQIKYVNSESNHFTVPIKTNSKYKEQNNMENKKSDISIQNQTFQQKKKKSVSLKTDNVFIRINTEDMKEDELIEYENEKNKEHTYNDKMNHTNYENDNINITDDNNVDNVKNIKKTKQKKDMFEYRKYNSLFNTKKKNVSYNSQKKNESNSYDIRRSRKHKTVMGFEKKKRRNKHEMNIIHDGYNKYQNSDSHTDEDNNNNNDDDEDILHDKIIADLSRDIYNDIKIIQNNYERDEYLIKCSDIFDSFLNLKLMMETEKNNNTNMESIYNVANNYNINSYPNINYMNNIKDQHNTVVEYSNISNMPISNSSHINHKPEMKPSSFFSYPCYKSIDHSNKFYINNSYDINFNNMNIQEKNKLLDIDNENDKNLLLYSDVKDDEKEYILFDKRTISENSIQHEKKVYNENNKLCIQQTNDRIGTPNNNYSDKKYIEKKKNQLNELINNQNKYKHQFNNIEKEFDILISGINNKQNLTWAFDGNKKENDIQNKKKFFFVNNKNINVSNVICSFNLNNTLNNTYRKSTSFGYFYNSKCKKYVEEGNVINKLYNILNRMNTYGSSPLNCISDEATIPSQRYRKQNTDIYYYYINDKKRNKKGEHMYNNILSYNMEDEPCNMLLSNSTDKKEDKGKISTIGNDKKKIINNNNNNNKKYDNNFHKDYHVGFDNHIKNNQKEDEYNHEDIKNVKSNYHNNNLEQKRSVQSQDKLLYSLNSYNKRSKVYKDINTLSVPDNVYNVIPQLNKRKGTNSYDEDINNLYNYYKYNFLLCFNENIKNNKTFIKNYNHIRNTNIYYNNSIYNNKECTMKKKNINKNDKLKIDINITSQNDIMKKNKHFKSLYINTFSNDEKKEPLINQNKNDIEELPTIKLICSEKPIYGYEDAYQIDDYVNGQINENIIHVYPFIYLRIKHVKITQILLGITIMLLFIAIIYDFIY is encoded by the coding sequence ATGAATAAATGCATATCATCCAAAATCGAACCGaatgatgatatatataatagcAATCATTCAACATTAGATATATACGAGAAAAAGAATGAAGATCGAAATAATGATATGATAAAAGATAATACAAATACTACATATGACAAAGAATATATAGAGAAGATAAAAAGATTAAAGAAGCAAAAATATTTTGGAAATAAAACCATAGGAAAATTTTCTAGctatatttatttaattaatcAAATATTTGGATCTGGTATAGTATCTATTCCTtatgtatttaaaaattctGGATGGTTACCAAGTTTGTTTGCTAATATActtatatgtattttaacaatatttaattctttattatttttaagaaCTATGACTATGATAcctaataatatacattttaataaaagGTATGAATATATTTCGACTGTGTGTTATTTTTTAGGaaagaagaatatatatttttggTTAGTTCAGATATGTTTTTATGCAAGTATATTATGTagtaatataatatctaTAGTTATTGTATCTCTTGCAGTAgatcatttaataataaatatgtttgGTTATACAATAGGTTTTGTTATATATCCAAAtattgaaataaaatattttactaatataaatgaattatattatacaaaaaattatatattatgtgtaACTATAggatatattataaatgcaatagtatctatatatttttcacAATCTAATTTAGAAGATAATATGAAAGTTCaatttttatcttttttttttttaatgacTACTATACTtcaaatgatatatttaagtattcttaaaatatatcaatataataCAACAGATATAAatcttcatttattaagaaataattattctattaataaatatacagATATTAAATATCCGACAATTTTTggaaattataattttaaacaacttatttcatcatatatatcatcCTATTCAACTGTAACCGTTATTCCATGTTGGGCAAATGAAATGAAATCTGATGtaaaagtaataaaaaCGGTGTGGTTATGTAATCTTTTTTgttgtattatttattatatatttggTTATGTATTATGTACAGCTTATccaaatataaataatgataacATTTTAAATGACATATTACAAACACcctttttaaatatatatatgaaaatatctatatatatatttgatatattaacTATAGCACCTGgaatatatgtatattgTATAGCTACCAgatataatttaataaatagTAATATCTGTTCAGAGAAAACTGCATTCCTTTTTGGTACTATATTCccattttttatttcctGTTTTTTCAATTcaagatatatatttgagaatatttttacatgGTCAAGTTTGATTTTTTCTTATGCTTGTAATTTTATTACACCatctattatatatttgatagCTTGCAAAAATATTCCTTTTTCAGAAAAAAACccattaaaatatattcacGTATTGTATGACCCCAAGGAATATATCAATAGAAAAACTTTGGGTCAACAAATACAAAAAGGAAACAAAAGTGTGTGTATTGATAAGgatatcaaaaaaaatgaaaatgcCTCTATATCTACAATGTATGAACgacaatataataataaactggaacataataataataattttttatcaataaataaaattaatgatTCTAAAGAAGAACAAATCAAATATGTAAATTCAGAGAGTAATCATTTCACAGTTCCTATAAAAACAAACtctaaatataaagaacaaaataatatggaGAACAAAAAAAGCGACATTTCTATACAAAATCAAACATTtcaacaaaaaaaaaaaaaaagcgtttctttaaaaacagataatgtttttataaGGATTAATACGGAAGACATGAAAGAAGATGAACTAATTgaatatgaaaatgaaaaaaataaggaacatacatataatgataaaatgaatcacacaaattatgaaaacgataacataaatattactGATGACAACAATGTAGAcaatgtaaaaaatataaaaaaaacaaaacaaaaaaaagacatGTTTGAATAcagaaaatataattccctttttaatacaaaaaaaaaaaatgtatcTTATAAttcacaaaaaaaaaatgagtCAAATTCTTATGATATTAGAAGATCAAGGAAACACAAAACAGTCATGGGgtttgaaaaaaaaaagagaagaaataaacatgaaatgaatataatacatGATGGTTATAACAAATATCAAAATTCAGATAGTCATACtgatgaagataataataataataatgatgatgatgaagataTTTTACATGATAAAATTATTGCAGATTTGTCAAgagatatatataatgatataaaaataattcaaaaCAATTATGAACGAGACgaatatttaattaaatgTTCTGACATATTCGATTCATTTTTAAACCTCAAATTGATGATGGAAACagaaaagaataataatacaaatatggaaagtatttataatgtggcaaataattataatatcaatAGTTATCCTAacataaattatatgaataatataaaagacCAACATAATACTGTTGTGGAATATTCtaatatatctaatatGCCTATATCCAATAGTTCACATATTAATCATAAACCTGAAATGAAACCTAGTTCGTTTTTTTCATATCCATGTTATAAATCCATAGATCattcaaataaattttatataaataattcatatgatataaattttaataatatgaatatacaggaaaaaaataaactTCTTGATATTGAcaatgaaaatgataaaaatctattattatattcgGATGTAAAGGATGACGAAAAGGAGTATATATTATTCGATAAGAGAACAATATCAGAAAATAGCATACAAcatgaaaaaaaagtttataatgaaaataataaattatgtaTACAACAAACAAATGATAGAATAGGCACAccaaataataattacagtgataaaaaatatatagaaaaaaaaaaaaatcaacttaatgaattaataaataatcagaataaatacaaacatcagtttaataatatagaaaaagaatttgatattcttattagtggaataaataataaacaaaatttaACATGGGCATTTGatggaaataaaaaagaaaatgatattcaaaacaaaaaaaaatttttttttgttaataataaaaatataaatgtatcCAATGTAATATgttcttttaatttaaacaatacattaaataatacatatagAAAGTCAACAAGTTTTGGTTATTTCTATAATTcaaaatgtaaaaaatatgttgAAGAAGGAAATGTAATtaacaaattatataatatattaaatagGATGAATACATATGGTTCTTCACCCTTAAATTGTATATCGGATGAGGCTACTATTCCATCACAAAGGTATAGAAAACAAAATACagatatttattattattatattaatgataaaaaaagaaacaaaaaaggagaacatatgtataataatatattatcttatAATATGGAGGATGAACCATGtaatatgttattatcAAATAGTACGGATAAAAAAGAAGACAAAGGTAAAATATCTACCATAGgtaatgataaaaaaaaaataataaataataataataataataataaaaaatatgataataattttcataAGGATTACCATGTTGGATTCGAcaatcatataaaaaataatcagAAGGAAGATGAATATAATCatgaagatataaaaaatgtaaaaagtaattatcataataataatttagaACAAAAACGTTCTGTTCAATCACaagataaattattatattctttaaattcatataataaaagaagtaaagtatataaagatataaatacattaaGTGTACCTGATAATGTTTATAATGTCATACCACAACTTAATAAAAGGAAAGGAACAAACAGTTATGACGaagatattaataatttatataattattataaatataatttccttttatgttttaatgaaaatattaaaaataataaaacgtttataaaaaattacaaCCATATTAgaaatacaaatatatactataataatagtatttataataataaagaatgtacaatgaaaaaaaaaaatataaataaaaatgataaattaaaaatagatataaatataacatctcaaaatgatattatgaaaaaaaataaacattttaaatcactttatataaatacattttctaatgatgaaaaaaaagaaccACTAATTAATCagaataaaaatgatatagAAGAATTGCCAAcaattaaattaatatgttCAGAAAAACCAATATATGGATATGAAGATGCTTATCAAATAGATGATTATGTTAATGGGcaaataaatgaaaatattatacatgtatacccttttatatatttaagaaTTAAACATGTAAAAATAACTCAAATTCTTTTGGGAATTACTATAATGTTATTGTTTATAGCAATAATTTatgattttatatattaa
- a CDS encoding hypothetical protein (conserved Plasmodium protein, unknown function): MMNNYMPKSFEEILVHPQNKLSILNFFTDIIKFNNDPILNKELECICNYKNPDEYKTIDSLKSICVILGIQGSGKTTLIKYLCEKLNIRQCYYENEPIDYINNIRGMNERESNNVEDDDDNSNRMNDNYYEHPYINFLLYSNCIIGNTKKDKTQARKKRNDIIQNKKYIGKNSEQILTCINNNSNNYIDGGDNNPVSRCFNHNENYDFFKYNSTLDDRFPVLGKKRLVDSNTHNGPNKFFKIFNSNNINYRGIINNSLASNNHNINNNINSENKEMIIENLIECNHMIIQLIKLLFILYDKYMHILKDLLKYSECMETEKKSNFLFFSQNRFYKIINKKFLLCVKIFKKINNILSVLHNIKDIILKRFNDYISIEKQHLINLFVDGNYNEEMIEALNKLYHTIEVINITIKQSNDISFYRNKNLDLYNKLKVELIEEWDMRATLIEEMKDYIERKNINKQLEKYIQSNNIIYTEKDNSICVTIPMINEENINDFYITKKKYTNNNKYNNKNKNENKNKNICRDSSTCTGSDDSTCLDNNSVKSPICDSKKYINNILTNNTLNNYIEHFIDINRSKNIIKELCVTNNLKNILNENYLHIIENLNKNVNDINNINYIEINKGKIHFPHFMILPKDINDILIINKIEKKCSLFNNENILIQLLMINNYNINFINNFNLKNIIKEFIIIHMLLIINIKDIITVNLKIVNHIKMDVINNLIMTNNLIKKKKNFKNDYIFGKNLLDKLTTISLKNKRHVETKYENITYDDINNIKEFEERKSGKDSIIQNDKYIKENKNVTKIKITCSFENSIIMIKESLNVSKKINNKLITYSYEIYKLNNNIINNLIQNNRLYDDIIKSLNNEIYIKDELMSNFVDIINIQDEMLDFLFWILSNNSNENVMDIIMKSILYKKVMDIDIKEKKKKEKERIFYDNHFINTRAIIIDELPISELEYSEAFRNSCISTMQFILNRINYCKEKILKYKNRDINNIKEKNETQEICTTNKNHNNIICNGNIEFNTNCYMFGKDNLECFKINPMIILINSYDQIKTVNSLLGLDINNSPYVHFIKLKKIHPAYFEKILIERYYYKMIHSNKYIKDVIKNYAYNCNGDIRSCFNALDLLNRIPNISQMNINELNNISNTYQNDIFHFVKSVLYNNIPSHYTSRDDIISPLFYLNFHTHTKDEYFSNWINHKHIKIDKNYMNDNIINISSKDNLNHKIINNDDKKDTLVNHKMKDIHILLANNKEEKNDGNSFIKQCDIHPIDDDQNICMSNRNYNNDKIIQNNKNINSYENYQTLLKELDNQSEMMSIFEKFQIVSLLKENYLYFYNNLFDVAKLFTNLSIIEYSFCGFNCTNLLMRKSFENQNGDVSRFINDHFMLTYMYFMICNSNIHGGVLYGNNISQKNKINMNINDLQRKEMNNEDNEYKEKMENVEKNINTTIRNDENNNNNSNNNNNNNYLISLSSMDKKIKINNHISIQPQSVYLKNIFFSFKNNPMYKYYHHCSILRKELYDRYIMIVIRKLTNEYINDFESVLSKYCFLLRANHELFSSIFPSYILLIINYWNGQYINEYNLSKYEELKKKNHCDNTFNNEYDNKIFINKIELNNFKTALYSNKVNEIIDNFTPSSTNCDNRKKHINEIILFLETFITPKFIALFFPSYLKYLKDGTKQKKCVLNFIGNQAVSIETYFEMRNILKLNDIAFFNYFFQY; encoded by the coding sequence ATGatgaataattatatgcCTAAAAGTTTTGAAGAAATTTTAGTTCATCCGCAAAATAAGTTGAGcatattaaatttttttacagatataataaaatttaataatgatCCAATATTAAACAAAGAATTAGAATGtatatgtaattataaaaaCCCAGATGAATATAAGACAATAGATTCTTTAAAAAGCATATGTGTTATATTAGGAATACAAGGTAGTGGAAAAACAACgttaataaaatatttatgtgaaaaattaaatataagacaatgttattatgaaaatgaaCCTATCgattatattaataatattagaGGTATGAATGAAAGAGAATCAAATAATGTTGAGGATGATGATGACAATAGTAATAGAATgaatgataattattatgaacatccatatattaattttttattatattcaaattGTATAATAGgaaatacaaaaaaagataaaacTCAAGCTAGGAAAAAGAGAAATGatattattcaaaataaaaaatatattggTAAGAACTCAGAACAAATATTAACttgtataaataataatagtaataattaCATTGATGGTGGTGATAATAATCCTGTTAGTAGATGTTTTAATCATAATGAAAattatgatttttttaaatataacTCTACTTTAGATGATAGATTTCCCGTTTTAGGGAAGAAAAGATTGGTTGATTCAAACACACACAATGGTCCAaacaaattttttaaaatttttaattcaaataatataaattatagaggaattataaataattccTTAGCCTcaaataatcataatattaataataatattaatagtgAGAATAAAGAAATGATTATAGAAAATTTAATTGAGTGTAATCATATGATTATtcaattaataaaattattgttcatattatacgataaatatatgcatatattaaaagatcttttaaaatattcagAATGTATGGAAACTGAGAAAAAGagtaattttttattttttagtCAGAATagattttataaaattataaataaaaagtttttattatgtgttaaaatatttaaaaaaataaataatatctTATCTGTGTTACACAAcataaaagatataattttaaaaagatttaatgattatataaGTATAGAAAAACAACATctaattaatttatttgttgatgggaattataatgaagaaaTGATTGAGgcattaaataaattatatcataCAATTGAAGTAATTAATATAACTATAAAACAATCAAATGATATATCCttttatagaaataaaaatcttgatttatataataaattaaaagtAGAATTAATTGAAGAGTGGGATATGCGAGCGACATTAATAGAAGAGATGAAAGATTATAttgaaagaaaaaatattaataaacaacttgaaaaatatatccaaagtaataatattatatatactgAAAAGGATAATTCTATATGTGTTACCATTCCTATgataaatgaagaaaatattaatgatttttatattacaaaaaaaaaatatacgaataacaacaaatataataataaaaataaaaatgaaaataaaaataaaaatatttgtagAGATAGTAGTACATGTACAGGTAGTGATGACAGTACATGCTTAGACAATAATTCTGTTAAGTCACCTATTTGTGAcagtaaaaaatatataaataatatattaacaaataatacattaaataattatatagaacattttatagatataaatagatcaaaaaatattattaaagaATTATGTGTAACAAAcaatttgaaaaatattcttaatgagaattatttacatattatagagaatttgaataaaaatgttaatgatataaataatataaattatatagaaattaataaaggaaaaataCACTTTCCACATTTTATGATTCTTCCAAAAgatattaatgatatacttataataaacaaaatagaaaaaaaatgttctttatttaataatgaaaatatattaatacaacttttgatgataaataattataatataaattttattaataattttaatcttaaaaatattattaaggaatttataattatacatatgttgttaataataaatataaaggaTATTATTACGGTTAATTTGAAAATTGTgaatcatataaaaatggaTGTAATAAACAATTTGATTATGacaaataatttaataaaaaaaaaaaaaaactttaaaaatgattatatatttggAAAGAATTTATTAGATAAACTAACAACTATAAGTTTGAAGAACAAGAGACATGTAGAGacaaaatatgaaaatataacttatgatgatataaataatataaaagaattcGAAGAAAGAAAAAGTGGTAAAGATAGTATTAtacaaaatgataaatatataaaagaaaataaaaatgtaacaaaaataaaaattacTTGTTCTTTTGAAAATTcaattataatgataaaagAATCTTTAAATGTGtctaaaaaaataaataataaattaataacatatagttatgaaatatataaattaaataacaacataataaataatttaatacaaaataatagattatatgatgatataataaaatcattaaataatgaaatatatataaaagatgaaTTAATGAGCAACTTTGttgatattataaatatacaagATGAAATGTTAGATTTTTTGTTTTGGatattatcaaataatagtaatgaaaatgttatggatataattatgaaaagtattttatataaaaaagtaatggatatagatataaaagaaaagaagaaaaaagaaaaggaacgaattttttatgataatcattttataaatactAGAGCCATTATTATTGATGAACTTCCAATATCAGAATTAGAATATTCAGAAGCATTTAGAAACAGTTGTATATCTACAATGCAATTTATATTGAATCGTATAAATTATtgtaaagaaaaaatattaaaatataaaaatcgggatataaataatataaaggaaaaaaatgaaacaCAAGAAATATGTACAACTAATaaaaatcataataatataatatgtaatGGCAACATAGAATTTAACACCAATTGTTATATGTTTGGAAAAGATAACTTAGaatgttttaaaataaatcctatgatcattttaataaattcttatgatcaaataaaaactgtaaattctttattaggtttagatattaataattctccttatgttcattttataaaattaaaaaaaattcatcctgcatattttgaaaaaatattaattgaaagatattattataaaatgatacattcaaataaatatataaaagatgTTATTAAAAACTATGCTTATAATTGTAATGGAGATATAAGATCATGTTTTAATGCTTTAGATTTATTAAACAGAATACCAAATATAAGTCAgatgaatataaatgaattaaataatatttctaatacatatcaaaatgatatatttcattttgttaaaagtgtattatataataatataccTTCACATTATACTTCAAGGGATGATATTATATCtcctttattttatttgaattttCATACACACACAAAGGatgaatatttttcaaattgGATAAATcataaacatattaaaattgataaaaattatatgaatgataatattataaatatatcatcgaaagataatttaaatcataaaataataaataatgatgacAAAAAAGACACTTTGGTCAATCATAAAATGAAGgatatacatatattacttgcaaataataaagaagaaaaaaatgatggGAATAGTTTTATAAAACAATGTGATATTCATCCTATTGATGATGatcaaaatatatgtatgagtaatagaaattataataatgataaaattattcagaataataaaaatataaactCTTATGAAAACTATCAAACActtttaaaagaattagATAATCAATCAGAGATGATGAGTATATTTGAAAAGTTTCAAATCGTATCcttattaaaagaaaattatttatatttttataacaatCTATTTGATGTAGCAAAATTATTTACTAATCTGAGTATAATTGAGTATTCTTTTTGTGGTTTTAATTGTACTAATTTATTAATGAGAAAATCATTTGAAAATCAGAATGGCGATGTTTCTAGATTTATAAATGATCATTTTATGTTAACgtatatgtattttatgATTTGTAATAGTAACATACATGGGGGTGTCTTATATGGCAATAATATATCTCaaaagaataaaattaatatgaatataaatgatttaCAGAGAAAAGAAATGAACAATGAAGACAATGAGTATAAGgaaaaaatggaaaatgtggaaaaaaatataaatactaCTATTAGgaatgatgaaaataataacaataatagtaataataataataataataattatttaatatcattatctagtatggataaaaaaataaaaataaataatcaCATATCTATACAACCACAAAGTgtatatttgaaaaatatatttttttcttttaaaaacaatccaatgtataaatattatcatcattgTAGTATACTAAGaaaagaattatatgatagatatattatgatcgttataagaaaattaacaaatgaatatataaacgATTTTGAAAGTGTTCTTTCCAAATATTGTTTTCTTTTAAGAGCTAACCATGAATTGTTTTCTAGTATTTTTCCCTCCTATATATTActaattataaattattgGAATGgtcaatatataaatgaatataacctatcaaaatatgaagaattaaaaaaaaaaaaccattgtgataatacatttaataatgaatatgataataaaatatttataaataaaatcgaattgaataattttaaaacaGCTTTATATTCGAATAAAgtaaatgaaataattGATAATTTTACACCAAGCTCTACAAATTGTGACAATagaaaaaaacatattaatGAAATTATTCTATTTCTAGAAACATTTATTACACCTAAATTTATTGCTCTCTTTTTTCCTtcttatttaaaatatttaaaagacggaacaaaacaaaaaaaatgtgtGTTAAATTTTATTGGAAATCAAGCAGTATCTATAGAGACCTATTTTGAAATGAGGAATATCCTCAAATTAAATGACATAGCATTctttaattatttttttcaatattaa